A region from the Cryptococcus gattii WM276 chromosome H, complete sequence genome encodes:
- a CDS encoding dihydrodipicolinate synthase, putative (Similar to TIGR gene model, INSD accession AAW45349.1) encodes MATNNTSNGTPSRVWAGGPSVPLITAMNDDESINYDALAKQTVRLAKAGLGIVLLGTNGEASHLSPEERKQCTIVVRKALDDAGFVNEPLLVGTGAGSAQTTIQVTKEAAAAGASHAIVITPGYFSFAMGRDRKAIKDFFRKVFDESPIPVMIYNFPGAAAGIDLTSDEIIELSNHPNCFGVKLTCAMIGKGHRIASYTQSPEYLAKHGSFLKSCTATGQFQVLPGFSESTLPALVSRHTGCITGTGNTIPKTIRRLWDKSVAGLQGDSKALAEAMELQDRVAEADWTIVKAGIQGTKYFLDHYVEKGLGGAVRLPLGAISDDVKKLIEVDLKGAWEFEQSL; translated from the exons ATGGCTACCAACAACACTTCTAACGGCACGCCTTCTCGAGTTTGGGCTGGCGGCCCCTCCGTTCCTTTGATTACCGCCATGAACGATGATGAGAGTATCAACTACGATGCGTTGGCCAAGCAAACTGTCCGACTGGCCAAAGCCGGTCTCGGGATTGTCTTGCTCGGCACCAACGGAGAAG CTTCTCATCTTTCTCCTGAAGAACGCAAACAGTGCACTATTGTTGTGCGAAAGGCCCTCGACGATGCCGGCTTTGTCAATGAGCCGCTCCTTGTCGGTACCGGAGCTGGATCTGCCCAGACAACCATCCAGGTGACCAAAGAGGCCGCCGCCGCCGGTGCGAGCCATGCCATTGTCATCACCCCTGGGTACTTCTCTTTTGCTATGGGCCGTGACCGTAAGGCTATCAAGGACTTCTTCCGAAAGGTCTTTGACGAGTCCCCTATTCCCGTCATGATTTACAACTTCCC TGGAGCTGCCGCCGGCATTGATTTGACTTCTGATGAGATTATTGAACTTTCCAACCACCCCAACTGTTTTGGTGTTAAG CTCACTTGTGCTATGATCGGTAAAGGTCACCGAATTGCCTCCTACACCCAATCCCCTGAATACCTGGCCAAGCACGGCAGCTTCCTTAAGAGCTGCACTGCCACCGGCCAGTTCCAAGTCCTTCCAGGTTTCTCGGAAAGCACCCTTCCTGCCCTCGTTTCCCGACATACCGGTTGCATCACTGGTACAGGTAACACCATTCCCAAGACCATCCGACGACTTTGGGACAAGTCTGTTGCTGGTCTTCAGGGCGATTCCAAGGCGCTCGCTGAGGCCATGGAGTTGCAGGACCGAGTTGCGGAGGCTGATTGGACTATCGTGAAGGCCGGTATCCAGGGAACA AAATACTTCCTTGACCACTATGTGGAGAAGGGTCTGGGTGGTGCAGTCCGACTGCCTCTTGGTGCAATCTCTGATGATGTTAAGAAGTTGATCGAAGTCGACCTCAAGGGCGCATGGGAGTTTGAGCAGTCTTTGTAA
- a CDS encoding uncharacterized protein (Similar to TIGR gene model, INSD accession AAW45341.1), whose protein sequence is MLSHPPSRLSPPPYSMSASSSSHNLPLAGPSATATYPTQLPQTATPLIETKKPSLNLPKRGYRACTNCRLRKARCDLGDVNAPSEPPCSRCRREQRDCVFLPSKRRRRTSVADPALREGSLDLPQAEIYPAQATARPSSANAHSTGTQGAPNVSQALHQQGPPLASTSVVDPSFPLLPQQAPNKDDSSGRMSFTQTGIWNDAVQHTTGAEDQGRHQVIPGHATYPTMHSVNSTQHHTATNTPGSLGGSSGASTTALSPPYRSKKRKTEPSNRKIVNANLSNEMDALEILANAATDGDDEREDSKRKQLHDPKKVTWKVGEEDKAPMRELSEFHLIKAGILDEHGLHAMVDNFFRYYHPALPIFQTARIPRCREQLLDLAHNDSFLLTCIVAVASKHPSDSRYKDVHDRTWAVIRDAMSDYSFNGLPGSVGFVEGVLLLAEHLPRERGTPPRGTSVDMLVGPGTESAGVHGTDNRRSWSLIGLAIRAAYLLGLDQISLEIDESSRTPDAERARSVWTWCYLYDRTIDTYCFSSSNNLWLTFWARLRTGLAFWSRGPALCFVGYSHISQTGEIAARLNFPLQLSPGAELDGTAHDDSASLMQSLVELTQVMTNAHDILYPSKLRTEVLVKQGEYFLFLDHFRRGKLYISSFGYSAHIKRAQWRGDKEFSTSRDGSRQTVQLFPRGSATSPDALYIYDSIAAANEILHIALRLAQMGSVRYLPSRYLINISYAAVFALKSSYSGAVEEKDMHRIRELVDHVCTGLVLSCPDKDHPAVRYGQMLRMLSKRLEELHDASAVPSRYPTPEPIETSTNSNASPQISCDQSSLFPWPAPANASTENSAPTPAFQLAPFPDMSFLTNSQVNPDYLGANNAANSEPEAMFDCGDTNFDFDLKGFWDDFTLGEGSGFPFR, encoded by the exons ATGCTCTCCCACCCGCCCTCCAGACTTTCTCCACCTCCTTACAGCATGTCAGCCTCATCATCCAGCCACAATCTGCCCCTTGCAGGTCCGTCCGCTACCGCTACCTATCCCACGCAGCTGCCTCAAACAGCCACACCACTCATAGAGACGAAGAAGCCGAGCCTGAACCTTCCTAAACGAGGTTACCGGGCTTGT ACCAACTGTCGACTCAGAAAAGCTCGTTGCGACC TTGGGGATGTAAACGCCCCTTCAGAGCCTCCCTGCTCGCGTTGTCGAAGGGAGCAGCGCGACTGTGTGTTTCTTCCTAGC AAACGGCGTCGCAGAACATCTGTAGCTGACCCTGCTCTACGGGAAGGATCATTGGACCTTCCACAGGCTGAAATTTATCCTGCCCAAGCAACAGCAAGGCCCTCAAGTGCCAATGCACATTCAACCGGGACTCAAGGTGCTCCCAATGTGTCCCAGGCTCTCCATCAACAAGGACCCCCACTTGCTTCAACTTCAGTTGTGGATCCTTCTTTCCCCCTACTTCCCCAGCAGGCTCCCAATAAGGATGATTCTTCTGGGAGGATGTCCTTCACTCAAACCGGCATCTGGAACGACGCCGTGCAACATACCACCGGTGCTGAAGATCAAGGAAGACACCAGGTGATTCCCGGTCATGCTACTTATCCGACCATGCATTCTGTGAACTCAACCCAACACCACACTGCTACCAATACTCCGGGTTCATTGGGTGGATCATCTGGTGCTTCGACTACCGCGTTGTCACCACCGTATCGCTCcaaaaaaaggaaaactGAGCCAAGCAATCGAAAGATTGTCAACGCCAATCTGAGCAACGAAATGGATGCTCTGGAGATTCTGGCGAATGCGGCAACTGATGGGGACGATGAGAGGGAAGACAGTAAAAGAAAACAACTACATGATCCAAAAAAAGTTACGTGGAAGgttggagaggaggataaAGCCCCTATGAGGGAGTTGAGCGAATTCCATTTGATAAAAGCTGGCATTCTGGACGAACATGGTCTTCATGCCATGGTGGACAACTTTTTCCGTTATTATCACCCAGCGCTT CCCATCTTCCAAACAGCCCGTATCCCGAGGTGCAGGGAGCAATTACTCGATCTCGCTCACAATGATAGTTTTCTTCTTACCTGTATAGTCGCTGTCGCATCTAAGCATCCGTCTGATAGTCGATATAAAGATGTTCACGACAGAACATGGGCAGTGATCAGGGACGCCATGAGCGATTACTCTTTCAACGGTCTACCTGGATCAGTCGGTTTTGTTGAAGGAGTCCTCCTTCTTGCAGAACACCTTCCTAGAGAAAGGGGAACACCCCCAAGAGGGACAAGTGTCGATATGCTTGTCGGACCCGGGACCGAGTCGGCTGGAGTGCATGGCACAGATAATAGGAGAAGCTGGTCTCTGATCGGTCTAGCCATTCGCGCAGCATATCTCCTGGGGT TGGACCAAATCTCGTTGGAGATTGACGAATCCAGTCGTACTCCTGATGCAGAGCGAGCTAGAAGtgtctggacctggtgTTATTTATATGACCGAACGATAGATACGTACTGTTTCTCTTCATCAAACAACCTCTGGCTAACATTCTGGGCACGTCTTCGAACAGGTCTAGCTTTCTGGTCTCGAGGTCCTGCTCTCTGTTTTGTGGGCTATTCCCACATATCACAGACGGGAGAGATAGCTGCCAGACTCAACTTCCCTCTGCAATTATCTCCTGGAGCAGAGCTGGATGGGACAGCTCATGACGATTCGGCATCGCTTATGCAATCCCTTGTGGAGCTCACTCAAGTGATGACCAACGCCCATGACATCCTGTATCCAAGTAAGCTTCGAACAGAAGTGCTGGTGAAACAGGGAGAGTATTTTTTGTTCTTGGACCATTTCAGGCGAGGTAA ATTGTACATTTCTTCGTTTGGATATTCTGCACATATAAAGAGAGCACAGTGGCGTGGAGATAAGGAGTTTTCGACTAGTCGAGATGGCTCTCGACAGACAGTACAGTTATTTCCCCGGG GCTCCGCAACGTCTCCCGATGCTCTCTACATTTACGATTCCATTGCAGCTGCCAACGAGATTCTACACATCGCTCTGCGTCTTGCTCAGATGGGTAGCGTTCGCTATCTTCCTTCCCGTTATCTCATCAATATCTCTTATGCTGCTGTCTTTGCGTTAAAAAGCAGTTATTCTGGCGCTGTAGAAGAAAAGGATATGCACAG AATTAGAGAGTTGGTTGACCATGTGTGTACGGGATTGGTGTTATCCTGTCCTGACAAGGACCATCCGGCCGTTCGATACGGACAGATGTTGAGAATGTTGTCTAAACGACTCGAAGAGCTCCATGATGCCAGT GCGGTTCCGTCCCGTTATCCCACTCCTGAGCCCATCGAAACGTCTACCAACTCAAATGCATCTCCACAAATAAGCTGCGACCAATCATCCCTTTTCCCCTGGCCAGCACCTGCCAATGCTTCGACTGAGAATAGTGCTCCCACTCCCGCTTTTCAACTTGCGCCTTTCCCCGACATGTCTTTCTTGACGAATAGCCAAGTTAATCCTGATTACTTAGGCGCAAATAATGCCGCGAATTCAGAACCGGAAGCAATGTTTGACTGTGGGGACACCAATTTTGATTTCGATTTGAAGGGTTTCTGGGATGACTTTACGCTCGGCGAAGGAAGCGGTTTTCCCTTTAGATGA
- a CDS encoding mandelate racemase/muconate lactonizing enzyme, putative (Similar to TIGR gene model, INSD accession AAW45528.1) — MSVNPPQPVNVTTDSSAKADREAVYLPPSELALKYNKGLQRPLAVQPHPSASQAGSTKIKKIETFYVRPRWLFVRVETEGGVVGWGEGTLEGHTEAVQGSMKDIARRLIGWDAMNIEEIYTYLYRHRFYRGGEVLMSAMSGVDIALWDIKGKVLGVPVWELLGGKVRERCDVYGWVGGDRPSDVAEQAKVRKEQGFRFVKMNATESIGWLDSPHALDDTVKRLAEVKAIGIDAGLDFHGRVHKGMAKQLAAGLEPHRPFFIEEPLLPGHVNELKDLYNKTNIPIALGERLFTRLDVRPYLEAGCIDLIQPDIAHAGGISETKKIAIMAEAYDVGLAPHCPLGPLAFAASLHVGFSTPNFVICEMSLKMHYNVGKDLLSYMLNPEVFDIENGSIGLLTAPGLGIELNEDMIRKEAAEAAELEPWINPLFRGEDGAMREW; from the exons ATGTCTGTCAACCCCCCTCAGCCAGTGAATGTCACAACCGATTCGTCGGCGAAAGCCGACCGGGAGGCAGTCTaccttcctccttccgAGCTAGCCTTGAAATATAATAAGGGCCTCCAACGCCCCCTGGCCGTACAGCCTCATCCTAGTGCTTCCCAGGCTGGATCAACTAAGATCAAGAAGATCGAAACCTTCTACGTGCGTCCCAGGTGGCTCTTTGTCCGAGTGGAGACGGAAGGGGGTGTCGTTGGATGGGGTGAAGGAACTCTGGAAGGTCACACTGAGGCCGTACAAGGTAGTATGAAAGACATCGCTAGAAG ATTGATCGGTTGGGATGCTATGAACATTGAGGAAATCTACACCTACCTTTACCGACATCGATTCTACCGAGGAGGCGAAGTCCTTATGTCTGCAATGAGTGGTGTTGATATCGCCCTTTGGGATATCAAGGGTAAGGTCCTCGGCGTCCCTGTCTGGGAATTGCTCGGTGGCAAGGTACGAGAGAGATGTGATGTTTACGGTTGGGT TGGTGGTGACAGGCCCTCTGATGTAGCTGAACAAGCCAAGGTTAGGAAGGAACAGGGGTTCCGCTTTGTCAAGATGAATG CGACCGAATCAATTGGCTGGCTCGATTCCCCTCATGCCCTTGATGATACTGTAAAGAGACTGGCAGAAGTGAAGGCCATTGGCATAGACGCTGGACT TGATTTCCATGGCCGAGTGCACAAAGGCATGGCAAAGCAGCTGGCTGCTGGCCTCGAGCCTCATAGACCTTTCTTCATTGAAGAGCCTCTTTTGCCAGGGCATGTCAACGAGCTCAAAGACTTGTATAACAAGACCAACATTCCCATTGCT CTCGGAGAGCGACTTTTCACTCGCCTTGATGTCCGACCATACCTTGAAGCAGGCTGTATCGACCTCATCCAGCCTGACATTGCTCACGCAGGTGGTATTTCTGAAACAAAAAAGATCGCTATCATGGCTGA AGCATACGATGTTGGTCTTGCTCCTCACTGTCCTCTCGGTCCCTTGGCCTTCGCCGCTTCTCTTCATGTCGGTTTTTCAACGCCCAACTTCGTCATCTGCGAAATGAGCTTGAAGATGCACTACAACGTGGGCAAGGACCTTTTGTCCTACATGCTCAACCCTGAAGTTTTCGACATTGAGAATGGCTCGATCGGACTGCTTACTGCTCCTGGTTTGGGTATTGAACTCAACGAAGATATGATTAGGAAGGAAGCAGCTGAAGCGGCTGAGCTCGAACCGTGGATCAACCCTCTTTTccgaggagaagatggtgCGATGCGAGAGTGGTAA